The nucleotide window AGCGCCACGGCGATCGCGGTTCGCAGGTGAGGGATGGCATCCCCTTCTGCACACCGGTGAGCGCGCTCGCGAGCCAGTTGGCGGCAGTGCCAGGCGTATCAGGGAACTTCTGCTCCAACACCGCGGCGTGCGCGAGGATAATGCTCGCGACTGATTTCATCCGCGCCTGATCGGCGCGAACCGCCTCGCCGAGTGCGGTCGCGGCCTTCGCGTCATCTCTCAGACCCAGATATGCGAGCGCCAGCGCCTCACGTGCATCGGCCCGTCTGTCAATCGTTAGCCCATTCGCTCAGTGAACTATCGACATGCTGCACTCCACAACGGTTGGCCGCGGAACGGAATCGCGTCCGTGGGCCTTTTGATCGGGGCGGCGCTGGCCTCGGCGTGTGCAGGTGCCGCTGTCGCCGGGCTCATCTCCGTCGGTTTAGTACTGCAGAGCAGGGTTGGCGCAAGTGGTGATTCTTCAGGCCCTGTGCCCACGAAGAATCAGAACTTACGACCGCAACTGCGGCCATGAAATAAGGACTTACGGCGATCCTGCGCTGCAGTATTAATAGGACTCGGCAGTGGCCTCTCAAGGTGCGGCCCGCGCGCCTCATACACGTACCCGGTAATATTGTCGCTTTCTTGACGAGCCGCGACCGCCCGGGAGCGGTGCCACGTATCCCGCTCCCGGGCGGTCGCGGCTCGTCAAGAAAGCGACACCGCGGGTGGGTTCATGTATCAGAGTTCCATCGTGTGTGGCTTGCGTTCGCTCTTGGCGGTGGGGCCATCGTTGCATTACCCGGCACCGCGGCGGTTTCGGCGCCTCCCAAGTGTTCGGCTCGCGCTGCTGGCTTGTGGCGGTGGTGGTGGTCGTTGGGGCCGCCGCCGTCGCGCTGGCGTTCTACGCGGGCCGGGTCCTTCTTTGATGGGAATCGTCTGGCGCCGCCCGCGACCCGTGTTCGGCGGGAACATCTTTGGTGACGTTCTCTTCCTTCCGCACGGGTGGTCGAGCAAGCCGCGGGGCATCCGGTGCCTCCGTTGCTCGGCCTGCGGGAAGAACTTCCCGGAGCGCGAAGGGACGCCCCTGTTCGGCCTGCACATGAGCGACGAGAAGGGCCTGGACATCGCCCACCACTTGGTCGAGGGCAACGGCATGCGCCCCACGGGCGCCGGTGCGGGGGCACCCTCAACACGGTGCTCCGGTCCGCCCGCACGACCGGGGACCACGCCCAACGGTTCCACGACCAGATGGTCCGGCACGTCCGTCCAGCCGCAGCAGGTCCAAGCCGATTAGGCGTGGCCCTATGTGGGGAAAAAAGGCAATAAATGTGACCCCGAGAACGCAGCCGATGACGAATGGGGCAGTTGGTGGGACCATGCCATCCTGGACACCACGAGCCGCGTCATCGTGACTCTGGTGATGGGGCGCCGGAACCTCGGGATGCTGGAGTCGGCGTGGGCCGACTTCGACGCGCGAACCGACCGAGGGCGGGTTGCCGGACCTGGTCACCACCGATGAGTACCCGGCATACTCCACGGCCCTGCTGCGGACCGATGGGGTGCCCAAGGCCGCACTCGAATTGAGCGTCCGGGAGAAGAAGGCGTGTGACTTCGCGTCCCTGCCGGCGGTGTACTTCCCCGAGGAGATCAACCACGCGACGGTGCGCAAGGAGCGACAGGGCGGGCGCGTGGTGTCGATCGAGAAGCGGATCGTGCGGGGCACCCCGGAGGCCGTGGCCACGGCGCTGACGCGCGGATCGACACCACCCACGATCAACGTGAGCTACGTGGAGCGGTGCCACGGCACCCAGCGGCACTTCAACGCCCGCAAGGTGTACACGTTCTCCAAGGCGCTCGCGCTCCACCTCGCGGTCACCTGGTTGTGCGTAGTGCGGTACAACTTCGGGTGGGCCGTCCGCACGCTCCGCCAGAAGACCCTCGCGAACCCGCCTCGATACCGGCCCCGCACCCCCGCGATGGTCGCCGGGATCACGGATCATCGATGGACGTTGGAAGAGATACTGACGCGACCATTGTTCCCGCCCAAGACCGCCGCAACAACGCAAACGCTCGCGAAAGCGGCTCTTGCAACGGAAGGTGAATGACGTCACCACCCGGGAGATTAAATTCCCGCCCTTGCCTAATAGCGATTCAGTGGTGAGGGCCGAGAGCGCTCGGTCTTATGGCCGTGCATAGGGAATTCTATCCGGTGCTTTTGGCAGTTCTTTGTTCGGTGCGTCAGCCGGTGCGACGATAAACTGATCGATCTTCCATGGAAGTGCCCGGAGTGTGCCGTCGCCCGACACCGTTTGCGTACCGTTCTCCAGGAACGCGACGCCGGTAACGCTCGCAGTGTGCTGGCGGAACGCTGCGACCTCCTGCTTCGCCGCGGCCGTGTCCCAGAGCCGGAGCGTACGGTCCGTGCCGCCGGTTATAACCCAGCGCCCGTCCTTGATAGCCACGCTGCGCACACCGCCTTCGTGTCCGGTCAGGGTGAAGCGGGCTTCTTCTTCACCAACCTGCCAGATGTAGACCGTACCGAGATCGTTGCCGGCCGCGATCCACTTTCCGTTCGGGCTGATCGCGACCGCCGACAGCGGCGCCGCAAACGTACCGTACCGTTTGAATTCACGACCGTTGGCGAGGTTGAGGAGTACAAGTGCGCTTGGGGTCGTTACCGCGACGAATGCTCCCTGCGGGTCCACCGCGATCGCTGTGACCAACCCCAACTTCTCCGCGCGCCAACCCTCCTGGCCGTTGACTGTTTTCCAGTACACGACCGAGCCGTCGAAACTGCCCGACACGATCCACTTACCGTTGGGTGCGAAGGCGACCGCACTGACGAGGCTCGTGTGGTCGTCGAATCTCGCACTTTCGAGCCCGGTTGTGAGATCCCAGGCGCGGGCGGTGCCGTCCATGCCGCCCGACGCGGCGAATTTGCCGTCGGGAGTCAGTGCGACTGCCCACACGCTCGCGGTGTGTCCCACCAGCCGTTTGATGTCGCGCCGGGCCTCGACATCGTAATAGCGGACGCTCCGATCGCCGCTCGCCACCAGCGCCCGGCGCCCGCCGGGAGCGAACGCCCACTGGTTCGCCGAGTCGCCGCGCGCTTCGAGCGGGTCGAGTTCGCCGGTGTTGTCTTTGAGCGTGGGGCCGTTCAGGTTCGCCTGGTACAACCCGCCGAGTTGTAGCTCGCGTGCGATGTCGCCGAACGCCTGCGCCCAGATCTGCCTCGTGACGGTGCCGCCGATTCGGAGCGAGCCGATGTGCCTCACCAGCGTTTCGGAGTTGCTGATACGGGCGCGGAATTCGTCGGCCGAAAGTCCGACCTCGCTCGCACCGGTGGACAAGTCAACCTCGGTCTCATACTTTTGTGTGATGGTGCTCACGGCCTCGAAGCGGCTCACGCGAGCCCCGGTCTTCGCAACCACTTCACCGTACCGCTTTGCGTCGGCTTCCATCAGTTTCATCGCGATGTCTTGGCCGGGGTACAGCGAGCGAATTACATCGGCCTCCGTGCGCTTGAGCGCTTTCGGGTTCTTGTCAAGGTAGTCGCGCACCTGGTCCGCTTTGGGAAGAATGCCGGTGACGTGGCAAGACATGCACGACACACCTGCTTCGACCGCGCGGTCTGGCCGTTTCGGATCGCTCACGATCGCGAGCGGCCCCTTGTCGAGGCGGGCGTTGACGGCGCTAGCGAGGTAGAACGCGTGCAACCCGTTCGGTAGCGCGAAGATTGCCTCGCCGCCGGCGTGCTGAAACGGGTTGTCGGTTAGTCCGCCGGGGCCGAGCGGGAACGCGAAGATGTTACGGCGGTCCGC belongs to Gemmata obscuriglobus and includes:
- a CDS encoding c-type cytochrome domain-containing protein; this translates as MRTTLFVVLVLLGSAAAGTAEEAKQLAQQATTVLKTHCYRCHGQDGSVEGAVNFVTDLPKLVARKKVVPNDPKGSRLFRRMEDGTMPPPDEQPRPSAAEIAALKRWIEAGAPTGESVLPRAAITQGNMYATVLADLETLDRRARRFQRYFTLTHLHNAGLSDEELQTYRNALSKLVNSLSWGSKIVNPVAVDANRTVLRIDLRWYVWDATIWNRVLQEYPYGVLDDSVSARAVAVGTATKQPIVRADWFVATASRAPLYYDVLQLPGTLADLEKLIRVDSTENIKQERVARVGFNGSGISRFNRILERHDSAQGMYWRTYDFDEPPANLVARVNGGMLADRRNIFAFPLGPGGLTDNPFQHAGGEAIFALPNGLHAFYLASAVNARLDKGPLAIVSDPKRPDRAVEAGVSCMSCHVTGILPKADQVRDYLDKNPKALKRTEADVIRSLYPGQDIAMKLMEADAKRYGEVVAKTGARVSRFEAVSTITQKYETEVDLSTGASEVGLSADEFRARISNSETLVRHIGSLRIGGTVTRQIWAQAFGDIARELQLGGLYQANLNGPTLKDNTGELDPLEARGDSANQWAFAPGGRRALVASGDRSVRYYDVEARRDIKRLVGHTASVWAVALTPDGKFAASGGMDGTARAWDLTTGLESARFDDHTSLVSAVAFAPNGKWIVSGSFDGSVVYWKTVNGQEGWRAEKLGLVTAIAVDPQGAFVAVTTPSALVLLNLANGREFKRYGTFAAPLSAVAISPNGKWIAAGNDLGTVYIWQVGEEEARFTLTGHEGGVRSVAIKDGRWVITGGTDRTLRLWDTAAAKQEVAAFRQHTASVTGVAFLENGTQTVSGDGTLRALPWKIDQFIVAPADAPNKELPKAPDRIPYARP